Proteins encoded within one genomic window of bacterium:
- a CDS encoding acyl carrier protein gives MNPLEIVKAHIVENFLFGDDRRIAPDTDFIENGILDSTGVLELIGFLEEKFGIRVEDDELVPDNMNSLEKITQYIARKTGKIQPA, from the coding sequence ATGAATCCTCTGGAAATCGTGAAAGCGCATATCGTGGAGAACTTCCTTTTCGGAGACGATCGCCGGATCGCTCCGGATACCGATTTCATTGAAAACGGGATCCTCGATTCCACCGGCGTGCTCGAACTGATCGGTTTTCTCGAGGAGAAATTCGGGATCCGTGTCGAGGACGACGAGTTGGTCCCGGACAACATGAACAGCCTCGAGAAGATCACCCAATATATTGCGAGAAAAACCGGCAAGATCCAACCGGCGTAG
- the xrt gene encoding exosortase — translation MIDSMETVKRSKGRILIAALLAGAGTLMYAVPLAGLFRAAYRDETFSYIVFIPVVSLYLVYEDRKRIFGDAAGSPIPGVVLSSLGILLYLAARTGPVGPSVPVERFALYGLSAVLYLEGIFGMLAGAGSLWAARFPLLFLFFMVPIPEGILGPIVRFLQAGSAEVSYWVIRSVGVPIFRDGFLFALPGLTIEVAEQCSGIRSGISLFLVSILAGHIFLKSGWRKLALSAAAVPITIAKNGLRIVTISLLGAYVDRQVLSGPLHRAGGIPFFGVALVMLAVVLWAVRRGESRKTARPPAIPTPSQGTDMEEGG, via the coding sequence ATGATCGATTCCATGGAAACCGTGAAGCGGAGCAAGGGAAGAATCCTGATCGCGGCTCTATTGGCGGGCGCGGGAACCTTGATGTATGCCGTCCCGCTGGCCGGACTTTTCCGGGCTGCCTACCGGGACGAAACGTTCTCCTACATCGTCTTCATCCCGGTGGTCAGTCTCTACCTGGTCTACGAGGACCGGAAGAGGATCTTCGGCGACGCCGCGGGTTCCCCGATCCCGGGGGTCGTGCTGTCGTCCCTTGGAATCCTCCTGTACCTTGCCGCGCGGACCGGGCCGGTGGGGCCGTCGGTCCCCGTGGAACGTTTCGCTTTATACGGCCTCTCCGCGGTCCTCTACCTGGAAGGGATCTTCGGGATGCTGGCCGGCGCCGGAAGCCTGTGGGCGGCGCGCTTCCCCCTGCTCTTCCTCTTCTTCATGGTCCCGATCCCGGAGGGGATCCTGGGGCCGATCGTCCGGTTTCTGCAGGCGGGATCCGCGGAGGTCTCCTACTGGGTGATCCGATCCGTCGGGGTGCCGATCTTCCGGGACGGGTTCCTGTTCGCGTTGCCGGGCCTGACGATCGAGGTGGCGGAACAGTGCAGCGGGATCCGCTCCGGGATTTCTCTCTTTCTCGTCTCGATCCTGGCAGGGCATATCTTCCTGAAATCCGGCTGGAGGAAACTGGCATTGTCCGCAGCGGCGGTGCCGATCACGATCGCGAAGAACGGCCTGAGGATCGTGACGATCTCCCTTCTCGGGGCCTACGTCGACCGCCAGGTGCTGTCGGGCCCCTTGCACAGGGCCGGGGGGATCCCGTTCTTCGGGGTGGCGCTCGTGATGCTCGCCGTCGTCCTCTGGGCGGTGCGGAGAGGGGAGTCCCGGAAGACGGCGCGCCCCCCCGCGATTCCGACTCCATCCCAGGGGACTGATATGGAAGAAGGAGGCTAG
- a CDS encoding AMP-binding protein: MLLHEYLTSSALRQPEKVAVIQGKRRIAYGDLLGRTETFAGLLRNAGFPRGGRVAIVLENSPEYVVACLGALMAGGVAVPLGQQITERRFATILTDCRPAVLIAPRLLVESFAGIPVVRDVSLVIPAERLNEGNPAPAGNPSIAGRSGDDLALLLYTSGTTGEPKGVMLTHRNLTANAESIVEYLGLSEADKVMVVLPFHYSYGNSLLTTHLMVGGTLVLENRFVFPNLVLEKIREERVTGFAGVPSTFAILLNRSSLRKNSFPSLRYVTQAGGAMSPRLARDLREALPGTDVYIMYGQTEAAARLTYLDPSELIRKAGSIGKAIPGVRITLRRKDGAIASSGEVGEIVAEGENVMAGYWNNPDATKAVLEEGRLHTGDLARADEEGFLYIVGRRSEMIKTGGHRVSPKEIEEVISGMPGVHETAVIGVPDEMLGQAIRAFVVREPGGAVSMKDVLKHCSENLEPFLVPHEVVFPDELPKSPAGKVDRAGLKCSAR; the protein is encoded by the coding sequence GTGCTCCTGCACGAATACCTGACATCGTCCGCATTGCGGCAGCCCGAAAAGGTGGCCGTGATCCAGGGGAAGCGCCGCATTGCCTACGGGGATCTCCTTGGAAGAACCGAGACGTTCGCGGGGCTCCTGCGGAACGCCGGGTTCCCCCGCGGGGGACGGGTCGCGATCGTGCTGGAGAATTCGCCGGAGTACGTCGTCGCCTGCCTCGGCGCCCTGATGGCCGGTGGAGTGGCCGTCCCGTTGGGCCAGCAGATCACGGAACGGCGGTTTGCGACGATCCTTACCGATTGCCGCCCGGCGGTTCTGATCGCCCCCAGGCTTCTCGTCGAATCGTTCGCCGGGATACCCGTAGTGCGGGATGTGAGCCTCGTGATCCCCGCGGAGCGGTTGAACGAAGGAAACCCGGCGCCCGCCGGGAATCCATCCATCGCGGGGCGGTCCGGGGACGACCTGGCGCTGCTCCTGTACACCTCCGGGACGACGGGGGAGCCGAAGGGGGTGATGCTCACCCACCGGAATCTCACGGCGAACGCGGAATCGATCGTCGAATACCTCGGCTTGTCCGAAGCGGACAAGGTCATGGTGGTCCTTCCGTTCCACTACTCCTACGGGAACTCGCTCCTGACGACACACCTGATGGTCGGGGGCACGTTGGTACTGGAGAACCGGTTCGTCTTTCCGAACCTTGTTCTGGAGAAGATCAGGGAGGAGCGGGTGACGGGGTTCGCCGGCGTACCGTCGACCTTCGCGATCCTCCTGAACCGTTCCAGCCTGCGGAAGAACTCCTTTCCGTCCCTGCGCTACGTTACCCAGGCGGGCGGGGCGATGTCGCCGAGGCTCGCCCGCGACCTGCGCGAGGCGCTTCCCGGGACGGACGTCTACATCATGTACGGTCAGACGGAAGCGGCCGCCCGGCTGACCTACCTCGACCCGTCGGAACTGATCCGGAAGGCGGGGTCGATCGGGAAGGCGATCCCGGGGGTCCGGATCACGCTCCGCAGGAAGGACGGCGCCATCGCCTCCTCCGGGGAAGTCGGGGAGATCGTCGCGGAAGGGGAGAACGTCATGGCGGGGTATTGGAACAACCCGGATGCCACGAAGGCGGTGCTGGAAGAAGGGCGCCTGCACACGGGGGACCTTGCCAGGGCGGACGAGGAGGGATTCCTCTACATCGTCGGGCGGCGGTCGGAGATGATCAAGACGGGGGGCCACCGGGTCAGTCCGAAGGAGATCGAGGAGGTCATCTCCGGGATGCCGGGGGTTCACGAGACGGCGGTGATCGGCGTCCCGGATGAGATGCTCGGCCAGGCGATCCGCGCGTTCGTCGTCCGCGAGCCGGGAGGGGCCGTTTCGATGAAGGACGTGCTGAAGCACTGTTCGGAGAACCTGGAACCGTTCCTGGTCCCTCACGAGGTCGTCTTCCCGGACGAGCTTCCGAAATCACCGGCCGGGAAGGTGGACCGCGCGGGCCTGAAGTGTTCCGCCCGATGA
- the nadE gene encoding NAD(+) synthase, which yields MEINGAEEIDRISRRMREVVGDALRKKGAVVAVSGGIDSSVCAALSVHAFGASRVFALILPEADSSPESLRRGETLCRHLGVRFEASDITPILSAFGCYRWRDEAIRSVFPEFGPDWKSKIVLSGSPLSGHRMNFFKVVVRNPAGGLLEKRLPFEAYLQVVAATNFKQRTRKTLEYFHADRLNYAVVGTPNRLEYDQGFFVKNGDGAADLKPIAHLYKTQVYALANALGLPEAILAAKPTTDTYSLEQGQDEFFFALPHDKMDLLLFGLNHGLPAARVAEESGLTAEQVERVFQDIRTKRRTTRPLHMKPVLVDPVPEVDVQ from the coding sequence ATGGAGATAAACGGGGCGGAGGAGATCGACCGGATCTCCCGCCGGATGAGGGAGGTCGTCGGCGACGCGCTTCGGAAGAAAGGAGCCGTCGTCGCCGTCTCCGGGGGGATCGACAGCTCCGTCTGCGCTGCGCTCTCCGTGCATGCATTTGGGGCGTCCCGGGTCTTCGCCTTGATCCTGCCGGAGGCGGATTCCTCTCCGGAGAGCCTGCGGCGGGGTGAGACGCTGTGCCGGCATCTGGGCGTCCGGTTCGAAGCGAGCGACATCACCCCGATCCTCTCGGCCTTCGGCTGCTACCGGTGGAGGGACGAGGCGATCCGCTCCGTGTTTCCGGAGTTCGGGCCGGATTGGAAGTCCAAGATCGTCCTGTCGGGGTCTCCCCTTTCGGGGCACCGGATGAACTTCTTCAAGGTCGTCGTCCGGAATCCGGCGGGCGGACTCCTGGAGAAGCGTCTGCCGTTCGAAGCGTACCTGCAGGTCGTGGCGGCCACCAATTTCAAGCAGCGGACCCGGAAGACGCTCGAATATTTCCACGCGGACCGCCTGAACTACGCGGTGGTGGGAACGCCCAACCGGCTGGAGTACGACCAGGGGTTCTTCGTGAAGAACGGCGACGGGGCCGCGGACCTGAAGCCGATCGCGCACCTCTACAAGACCCAGGTGTACGCCCTGGCGAACGCTCTAGGCCTTCCGGAGGCGATCCTGGCCGCGAAGCCGACGACCGACACGTATAGCCTGGAGCAGGGGCAGGACGAATTCTTCTTCGCCCTTCCGCACGACAAGATGGACTTGTTGTTATTCGGACTGAACCACGGATTGCCGGCGGCTCGCGTCGCGGAGGAGTCCGGCCTGACGGCGGAACAGGTCGAGCGGGTCTTTCAGGATATCCGGACCAAGCGGCGGACGACGCGTCCGCTTCACATGAAACCGGTCCTGGTGGATCCTGTCCCGGAAGTCGACGTCCAGTAG
- the asnB gene encoding asparagine synthase (glutamine-hydrolyzing), whose protein sequence is MCGIAGICLLRGSGSISVETLSRMTGILRHRGPDESGIYVDDRVGLGHARLSIIDLAGGTQPIPNEDESLWIVFNGEIFNYPELRETLVSRGHRFRTLTDTEVILHLYEEKGPTCLEKLNGQFALAIWDSKAGELFLARDRAGIRPLHYAVTGDRLLFASEIKSIFQDKEIPRRFDPAGINQVFTFWTTLPGKTVFEGVRELPPGHFMQVKNGDVHIQRFWDFRFHRPEEQLDWPVGKIADAASELLLDATRLRLRADVPIGCYLSGGLDSSIIATLVRRNFQNELRTFGVRFDEERFDEGAHQATMVGHLGVDHSEVRVANREIGAHFPDVVWHCEKPLLRTAPVPMFLLPDAVRRSGYKVVLTGEGADEIFGGYDIFRETLLRRFWSRQPDSRFRPLLVGKLYPDIFHDPRLRSTLQSFFRKGFDRHDDPFYSHRLRWENTSRNRMFYSEEMTRTTHGADDLEDLERRLPDDFPGWDTLSRAQYLEMVLFLGNYLLSSQGDRVAMAHSLEIRLPYLDYRLVEFMGKVPSKWKIFGMQEKYLLKKMYKEAIPESVVRRPKHPYRAPILEGLLNGEEGEIRAALSESGMRKTGLFDPKRVSRLLEKVSRAGQASEVEGMAIAGIASTQILSRQYIEEFPSLVGSPLSPAVFVDRRTNPAGWVPGCSCTNT, encoded by the coding sequence ATGTGCGGCATAGCGGGCATCTGTCTGTTGAGAGGTTCCGGGAGCATCTCCGTCGAGACGCTTTCCCGGATGACGGGAATCCTGCGCCATCGCGGGCCCGACGAGTCGGGCATCTACGTCGACGACCGGGTCGGGCTCGGACATGCGAGATTGAGCATCATCGACCTGGCAGGCGGCACGCAGCCGATCCCGAACGAGGACGAATCGTTGTGGATCGTCTTCAACGGGGAGATCTTCAATTACCCGGAACTTCGCGAAACGTTGGTCTCCCGGGGGCACCGGTTCAGAACCTTGACGGACACCGAGGTGATACTTCATCTTTATGAGGAAAAGGGCCCGACGTGCCTTGAGAAACTGAACGGGCAGTTCGCCCTCGCGATATGGGATTCGAAGGCAGGGGAGCTCTTCCTGGCGAGGGACCGCGCGGGGATTCGCCCACTGCACTATGCCGTGACGGGCGACCGGCTCCTCTTTGCCTCGGAGATCAAATCGATCTTCCAGGACAAGGAAATTCCGAGGAGGTTCGACCCGGCGGGAATCAACCAGGTCTTCACCTTCTGGACGACGCTGCCGGGAAAGACTGTGTTCGAGGGAGTGCGCGAGTTGCCCCCGGGCCACTTCATGCAAGTCAAGAACGGCGATGTTCACATCCAGCGGTTCTGGGATTTCCGCTTCCATCGGCCGGAGGAACAACTGGACTGGCCGGTCGGGAAGATCGCCGATGCCGCGTCGGAGCTGCTGCTGGACGCCACCCGCCTCCGGCTCCGCGCGGACGTTCCCATCGGGTGCTACCTCAGCGGGGGACTCGATTCCTCGATCATTGCAACGCTGGTCCGAAGGAATTTCCAGAACGAACTTCGGACGTTCGGTGTCCGGTTCGACGAAGAGCGGTTCGACGAGGGCGCCCACCAGGCGACCATGGTGGGTCACCTCGGGGTCGACCATTCCGAAGTCCGGGTGGCGAACCGGGAGATCGGGGCGCATTTCCCCGACGTGGTCTGGCATTGCGAGAAGCCGCTCTTGAGGACCGCGCCGGTCCCGATGTTCCTGCTTCCCGACGCCGTGCGGCGGTCTGGGTACAAGGTCGTCCTGACCGGCGAGGGAGCGGACGAAATCTTCGGGGGATACGATATCTTCCGGGAGACGCTGCTGCGGCGGTTCTGGTCGCGACAGCCGGACTCCCGCTTCCGTCCCCTGCTGGTCGGGAAATTGTACCCGGACATCTTCCACGATCCCCGCCTGCGGAGCACGCTGCAATCCTTCTTCCGGAAGGGATTCGACCGCCACGACGACCCGTTCTACTCCCATCGCCTCCGCTGGGAGAACACCTCCAGGAACCGGATGTTCTACTCGGAGGAGATGACGCGGACGACGCATGGGGCTGACGATCTCGAGGATCTGGAGCGGCGTCTTCCCGACGACTTCCCGGGCTGGGACACGCTCTCCAGGGCGCAATACCTGGAGATGGTCCTCTTCCTGGGGAACTACCTGCTCTCCTCGCAGGGAGACCGGGTCGCGATGGCGCACTCCCTCGAGATCCGGCTTCCGTACCTCGACTACCGCCTCGTCGAGTTCATGGGAAAGGTCCCATCGAAGTGGAAGATCTTCGGGATGCAGGAGAAGTACCTGCTGAAAAAGATGTACAAGGAGGCCATTCCGGAATCGGTGGTCCGCCGACCGAAGCACCCGTACCGCGCGCCGATCCTCGAAGGGCTCTTGAACGGGGAGGAAGGGGAGATTCGCGCCGCCCTGTCGGAATCCGGGATGAGGAAGACGGGGCTGTTCGACCCGAAGAGGGTCTCCCGCCTGCTGGAAAAAGTGAGCCGCGCCGGGCAGGCGTCCGAGGTCGAGGGGATGGCGATCGCCGGGATCGCCTCCACGCAGATCCTTTCCCGGCAATACATCGAGGAATTTCCCTCGTTGGTCGGTTCCCCCCTGTCGCCGGCCGTCTTCGTCGACCGGCGCACGAATCCCGCCGGATGGGTTCCCGGGTGCTCCTGCACGAATACCTGA